Proteins encoded by one window of Archaeoglobus veneficus SNP6:
- a CDS encoding magnesium transporter gives MPIDSIRMNFRDVKESLVALILCTFGDLITGVVMGHSSAKFGLIPALILLIPPSIGLRGNIYASLGSRLGSYLHTGRIAPRLEANPLVLKNISSSTFLLLVFSVVNGAFAAVVAYIMGLSLNVENVCIDLILISAISAFLSAALMIPATLMLAIGSFRWGWNPDNLTAPLITLFGDLITLPLIFVAADAVISMETTYKAYGIVLILVTSLLLLFASRSEMGLRIVRESMPILAVCTFLQFGAGAILGGELDKFIAIAGLLTVVPAFLEDGGAMGGILAARFSTMLHLGLLEPSIKPQKDVLLNFGAMHVIALVIFSLVGVIGYAVNVMLSLPTIPLIEMVLVTLLAGQLLMLMIDAMSYYFSIISFKKGLDPDNVGIPLITSFMDVLGTACYVVALKVFQVV, from the coding sequence GTGCCTATCGATTCTATTCGAATGAATTTCAGGGACGTGAAGGAAAGTCTCGTGGCCCTCATTCTCTGTACGTTCGGAGATCTTATTACCGGCGTTGTTATGGGCCACTCTTCAGCAAAGTTCGGACTCATCCCCGCTCTGATACTACTCATCCCGCCGAGCATAGGGCTGAGAGGCAACATTTACGCGTCTCTCGGCTCGAGGCTCGGCTCGTACCTTCACACTGGCAGAATTGCTCCCAGATTGGAGGCAAACCCCCTTGTTCTCAAAAACATTTCTTCGTCAACTTTCCTCCTTCTCGTCTTCAGCGTTGTTAACGGCGCTTTTGCGGCGGTGGTAGCGTACATAATGGGTTTGAGCCTAAACGTTGAGAACGTGTGTATAGATCTGATTTTGATTTCCGCTATATCGGCCTTTCTGTCCGCAGCGCTTATGATTCCTGCAACACTCATGCTTGCAATAGGCAGCTTTCGCTGGGGGTGGAATCCCGACAACCTTACTGCCCCCTTAATTACTCTTTTCGGTGATCTGATAACTCTCCCCCTCATTTTCGTCGCAGCCGATGCCGTCATTTCGATGGAAACCACGTACAAAGCCTATGGGATTGTGCTGATACTCGTTACTTCTCTGCTCCTCCTCTTCGCCAGCAGATCTGAAATGGGCTTGAGAATCGTGAGGGAAAGTATGCCTATCCTTGCCGTCTGCACGTTTCTGCAGTTTGGGGCTGGGGCCATCCTCGGCGGAGAACTCGACAAGTTCATAGCCATTGCAGGTCTGCTTACTGTAGTTCCTGCCTTTCTCGAGGATGGTGGAGCCATGGGCGGAATTCTTGCAGCCCGATTCTCCACCATGCTACACCTCGGTTTGCTTGAGCCGAGTATAAAACCCCAAAAGGATGTTTTGCTCAACTTTGGGGCCATGCACGTCATAGCCCTCGTTATATTCTCTCTCGTGGGCGTTATAGGTTATGCTGTTAATGTCATGCTTTCACTTCCCACAATCCCTTTGATCGAGATGGTTCTTGTAACTCTGCTGGCAGGACAGCTCTTAATGCTGATGATAGATGCCATGTCTTACTACTTCTCGATAATCTCTTTCAAAAAAGGTCTCGACCCCGACAACGTTGGGATTCCTCTCATAACGTCGTTCATGGACGTCCTTGGAACGGCATGCTATGTGGTAGCTCTTAAGGTCTTTCAGGTGGTATGA
- a CDS encoding cytochrome c biogenesis protein, with protein MKKAAVLMVLSLLLFTFASYTALVKLPPSPEPLLRNNYRIIFFHLPSAICSFTAFTVTLIASIQYLRTRDYGWDIISASSAKAGFFMITAALISGSIWAKVAWGSYWNWDPRETTVLILWFAYAAYFALRSSVEDIEERAKVSSILAIFCYVTVPLSYLSTRIYFSLHPSTQELSIGLGIGMALGPMIVSFLLLYVAYMIVDVRLSKMEMEVV; from the coding sequence ATGAAAAAGGCTGCAGTTCTCATGGTGCTCTCGCTGCTCCTTTTCACCTTTGCATCATACACGGCACTGGTGAAGCTTCCGCCTTCCCCAGAACCTCTGCTCAGAAATAACTACAGGATTATATTTTTCCACCTGCCATCAGCCATCTGCTCGTTTACAGCTTTCACGGTGACACTTATAGCGTCAATTCAATACCTCAGAACGAGAGACTACGGATGGGATATTATCTCAGCCTCTTCAGCCAAGGCCGGTTTTTTCATGATAACCGCAGCACTTATAAGCGGCTCGATATGGGCGAAGGTTGCATGGGGTTCGTACTGGAACTGGGATCCGAGAGAAACCACGGTGCTGATCCTCTGGTTCGCCTACGCAGCCTATTTCGCTCTACGCTCTTCTGTGGAGGATATTGAGGAGAGGGCGAAGGTCTCGTCAATTCTTGCCATCTTCTGCTATGTCACGGTTCCACTCAGCTATTTATCGACGCGCATATACTTCTCTCTTCACCCTTCCACGCAGGAGCTCAGCATAGGGCTCGGTATAGGCATGGCTCTTGGCCCGATGATCGTCTCCTTCCTGCTCCTCTACGTGGCGTACATGATTGTGGATGTCAGACTGTCAAAAATGGAAATGGAGGTGGTCTGA
- a CDS encoding DUF5371 family protein translates to MMVEKLVIVQTKLPEDVLAELKKKTGEKTTKEALAKAIDHYLECSNIEPTPKVSGAKKRRSGRLPVYLNNIFEQYKITASND, encoded by the coding sequence ATGATGGTGGAGAAGCTTGTTATAGTTCAAACAAAACTCCCGGAAGATGTGCTTGCCGAGCTGAAGAAGAAGACAGGGGAGAAGACGACAAAAGAAGCTCTTGCAAAGGCGATAGACCATTACCTCGAATGTTCCAACATAGAACCCACACCAAAGGTTAGCGGAGCTAAGAAGAGGAGGAGCGGAAGACTGCCAGTTTACCTCAACAACATCTTTGAGCAGTACAAAATCACCGCAAGCAATGATTAG
- a CDS encoding PUA domain-containing protein: MVVDFRLRGPKRREEKTIKKALSAYDSLDFLENNVILIRDGELKEVFGLARELDEFLQRFPGLNLRHAGIKLGEVGRRFRFSIEGTFFLAKKESKRVYLSEKGEMLFLYGRDVFASSVIGITEDTGENDIVMVCNENGDILGIGKSRFDWHRMMEMKEKDPDRVVVENLLDRGEYLRKEKLYNAY, translated from the coding sequence ATGGTTGTAGATTTCAGACTCAGGGGACCAAAGAGGAGAGAGGAAAAAACAATAAAAAAAGCTCTCTCCGCCTACGATTCTCTTGACTTTCTCGAAAACAACGTCATCCTGATAAGGGATGGAGAGCTAAAGGAAGTCTTCGGGCTTGCAAGAGAACTCGACGAATTTTTGCAACGCTTTCCTGGCCTCAATCTGAGGCATGCGGGCATAAAATTGGGAGAGGTTGGGCGGAGGTTCAGGTTCAGCATTGAGGGAACTTTTTTTCTTGCAAAGAAAGAGAGTAAACGGGTATATCTGAGCGAGAAGGGAGAAATGCTGTTTCTCTATGGCAGAGATGTTTTTGCGTCGTCGGTTATTGGGATAACTGAAGATACCGGCGAGAACGACATCGTGATGGTCTGCAACGAAAATGGCGACATTCTTGGCATAGGCAAAAGCAGATTTGACTGGCACCGAATGATGGAAATGAAGGAAAAGGACCCTGATAGGGTTGTGGTTGAGAACCTATTGGATAGAGGAGAATATTTAAGAAAAGAAAAGCTGTACAACGCGTACTAA
- a CDS encoding amino acid-binding ACT domain-containing protein, whose amino-acid sequence MWKRIVEKFERYPSQIAVAREFLRLGISVRDGKAYCGNIELVPTKIAEAIGVDRKVVIMAIQNIESDEELRSVFSSLKPVANITEVARILGCGVLEVYADSHKIGIVAGISSILAREGISIRFILGEDPELSVESKLTVVTDTKIPGRLVDEFLAIEGVQKIVIS is encoded by the coding sequence ATGTGGAAAAGAATCGTGGAGAAGTTCGAGAGGTATCCATCTCAGATTGCTGTGGCGAGGGAGTTCCTGAGGCTTGGAATAAGTGTCAGGGATGGTAAAGCCTACTGCGGTAACATCGAACTTGTGCCGACCAAGATTGCAGAGGCAATAGGCGTTGACAGAAAGGTAGTCATAATGGCAATTCAGAACATCGAAAGCGACGAAGAGCTCAGAAGTGTATTTTCATCGCTGAAACCCGTTGCGAATATAACCGAGGTGGCACGCATACTTGGCTGCGGTGTTCTTGAGGTTTACGCCGATAGTCACAAGATAGGAATCGTTGCAGGAATATCCTCTATTCTCGCGAGGGAAGGTATCTCAATAAGGTTCATTCTCGGTGAAGATCCAGAGCTCAGCGTCGAGTCAAAACTGACGGTGGTAACAGACACTAAAATCCCCGGAAGACTCGTTGATGAGTTTCTTGCCATAGAAGGTGTCCAGAAGATAGTCATCAGCTGA
- the tatC gene encoding twin-arginine translocase subunit TatC, whose protein sequence is MHPAHPPEDREMELREHLAELKSRTTRVLIVIVAGMAIVFQFSSELIKRFWMDVFREELDMVVYTPTEWIMARLAFSFVLTFFVAYPYIVYELYLFAKPGLYEHERKFVKTFLPFSYLLFLLGTALAYFVVIPKLYGLATSSYLGAEPFLSVKKTLYGAFKIFLAFGLAFQIPVLAVIAVRIGLIDSKWLKEKRLIIYIAVFILATNVTLDITGLSQIVILGLVVVMYELSIAIAGLMEGKRENGMRTRRAV, encoded by the coding sequence GTGCATCCAGCACATCCACCTGAAGACAGGGAAATGGAGCTCAGGGAGCACCTGGCCGAGTTAAAGAGCAGAACGACGAGGGTGCTCATTGTTATAGTTGCAGGCATGGCCATCGTTTTCCAGTTCTCCAGCGAACTGATCAAGAGATTCTGGATGGATGTTTTCAGAGAGGAGCTTGACATGGTCGTTTACACGCCGACGGAGTGGATAATGGCCCGTCTCGCTTTCTCTTTCGTCCTGACGTTTTTCGTAGCCTATCCGTACATCGTTTACGAACTCTACCTGTTTGCAAAACCCGGACTTTACGAGCACGAGCGGAAGTTCGTCAAGACTTTTCTCCCCTTCTCTTACCTGCTGTTTCTCCTTGGTACAGCCCTCGCATACTTCGTCGTGATTCCGAAGCTTTACGGCCTCGCAACCTCCAGCTATCTCGGAGCTGAGCCGTTTCTTTCCGTTAAAAAGACACTTTACGGGGCATTCAAAATATTTCTTGCTTTTGGACTAGCTTTTCAGATTCCGGTTTTAGCGGTTATTGCAGTACGGATCGGTCTGATAGACTCAAAGTGGTTGAAGGAGAAGAGGCTGATAATTTACATTGCCGTTTTCATTCTTGCAACGAATGTCACCCTCGACATAACGGGCTTAAGCCAGATCGTGATTCTCGGCCTCGTCGTTGTCATGTACGAGCTGAGTATAGCAATAGCAGGGCTCATGGAGGGGAAGCGGGAGAATGGGATGAGAACAAGGCGAGCAGTCTAA
- the argB gene encoding acetylglutamate kinase codes for MEKVEAIVEALPFIKEFHGSCMVIKIGGHAMVSEDVLEKTIRDILLLYFVGIKPVVIHGGGPEITEKMERLGIKPKFVDGLRVTDKETMEIVEMVLDGKINSKIVTTFIKNGGKAVGLSGKDGLLVVAKKKVKKKKEGDREIIIDLGYVGETEYVNPEILQILIEKGFIPVVSPVAADLEGNCYNLNADLVAGNIAAALKAKKLIMLTDVPGILSDLSDKASLITRIRADELEQMLKEGKLRGGMVPKVEAVLTALRGGVERAHIIDGSREHSILLELFTRKGIGTMVEP; via the coding sequence ATGGAAAAAGTCGAGGCAATAGTAGAAGCCTTACCCTTCATAAAAGAATTCCACGGCTCCTGCATGGTCATTAAAATTGGTGGGCACGCGATGGTGAGTGAAGACGTACTCGAGAAAACTATCCGCGATATCCTGCTACTCTACTTCGTCGGTATCAAGCCTGTCGTCATTCATGGCGGTGGGCCGGAAATCACGGAAAAGATGGAGAGACTTGGCATAAAGCCCAAGTTTGTTGATGGGTTGAGAGTTACCGACAAGGAGACGATGGAAATCGTAGAGATGGTTCTCGATGGCAAGATCAACTCGAAAATCGTCACAACTTTCATTAAGAATGGGGGAAAAGCTGTAGGACTTAGCGGGAAAGACGGTCTGCTCGTCGTTGCGAAGAAGAAAGTTAAGAAGAAAAAAGAGGGAGATAGGGAAATAATAATAGACCTCGGTTACGTTGGCGAAACAGAATACGTCAACCCCGAGATTCTTCAAATTCTCATAGAGAAGGGGTTCATTCCTGTCGTTTCACCTGTTGCTGCAGACCTTGAAGGAAACTGCTACAATCTCAACGCAGATCTCGTTGCAGGCAACATAGCCGCTGCTCTGAAGGCGAAGAAGCTCATAATGCTGACAGACGTTCCGGGAATACTTTCAGACCTCAGCGACAAAGCATCACTCATAACGAGGATTAGGGCAGACGAACTCGAGCAGATGCTGAAGGAGGGCAAACTCAGGGGAGGAATGGTTCCGAAAGTGGAAGCAGTTCTTACAGCGCTGAGAGGGGGGGTCGAGAGAGCCCATATAATAGACGGTTCGCGCGAACACTCCATTCTCCTTGAGCTATTCACGAGGAAGGGAATAGGAACAATGGTGGAGCCGTGA
- a CDS encoding sugar phosphate isomerase/epimerase family protein codes for MKVELGIQPDIAHKPKEAFEFAANNGFSHIELLMDHPYYSLENLSYAEVLELKGSYDLEVLLHAPATSTNFISTSSLMRKASYAELERTMSFAERCEAKLVTVHIGWNPGFITARGFVFQEEIYSRHNYEVLTREFYAFAKYYGEMLAIENTIRFDESLSRALEFLLENTDVALTFDIGHYYAKGDHDVFLRHFDRVRNIHLHDNNGEIDSHLPLGHGNVDLSIIPNSYEGYATIEVRDEEAILESKRYFEEWTKKCKKDERNERA; via the coding sequence ATGAAAGTTGAACTTGGGATTCAGCCCGACATAGCGCACAAGCCAAAAGAAGCATTCGAATTTGCTGCAAACAACGGTTTTTCACATATCGAGCTTTTAATGGATCATCCCTACTACTCCCTCGAGAACCTGAGCTACGCGGAAGTTCTCGAGCTTAAGGGGAGCTACGACCTCGAAGTTCTCCTGCACGCTCCCGCAACTTCCACCAACTTTATATCCACAAGCAGCCTGATGAGGAAGGCAAGTTACGCTGAACTCGAAAGGACGATGAGTTTTGCCGAAAGATGCGAAGCCAAGCTTGTAACCGTGCACATTGGCTGGAATCCAGGCTTTATAACTGCAAGAGGTTTCGTTTTTCAGGAGGAAATATACTCAAGACACAACTACGAGGTTTTGACGAGAGAGTTTTATGCGTTTGCAAAGTACTATGGCGAAATGCTCGCCATCGAGAATACCATAAGATTCGACGAGTCCTTAAGCAGGGCTCTTGAATTCCTCCTCGAAAACACAGACGTTGCCCTCACGTTTGACATTGGTCACTACTACGCTAAAGGAGACCACGATGTATTCCTGAGGCACTTCGACAGAGTGAGGAACATACACCTCCACGACAACAATGGCGAGATTGATTCCCACCTGCCTCTCGGCCATGGCAACGTCGACCTCAGCATAATCCCCAACAGCTATGAGGGTTACGCTACCATAGAAGTGAGGGACGAAGAAGCGATACTCGAGTCGAAGAGGTACTTCGAAGAGTGGACGAAAAAATGTAAAAAAGATGAAAGAAACGAACGGGCGTGA
- a CDS encoding ornithine cyclodeaminase produces MNAREVEFEGHLIDSMILPKALDAILDLEGEFEILEFRIGKKKEDHSYARLLVVGRDEQHLQKILHVLHRIGAKIPEAEEVELKPAPADKVLPENFYVTTNHPTFVNYKGKWLQVEGIGMDKVIAIRNGKAVCLFLNEVKKGDLIVVGEKGVRVVPPERPRKVSHFQFMGGSVSSERPTEELIEIIAEEIINLKRNGGRVAVVAGPAIDHTGARNALAGMIRDGYIDLLLSGNALAVHDIELSIFGTSLGMDLRTGRPVPGGNRHHLYTISKVIAAGGIRKAVEAGIIKDGIMYECVKNNIPFILAGSIRDDGPLPEVITDVMVAKKAMREALQNIDMVIMLATMLHSIAVGNLLPSTVKTICVDINPATVTKLMDRGTAQAIGVVTDVGLFVPQLYEKLKEKEREKREIMEE; encoded by the coding sequence ATGAACGCAAGAGAAGTTGAGTTTGAAGGCCATCTTATAGACTCCATGATTCTACCGAAAGCACTCGATGCAATTCTCGACCTCGAGGGCGAGTTTGAAATCCTCGAGTTCAGAATCGGGAAGAAGAAGGAAGACCACAGCTACGCAAGGCTTCTTGTCGTTGGCAGGGACGAACAACACCTGCAAAAAATACTCCACGTCCTGCACAGGATCGGAGCGAAAATCCCCGAAGCAGAAGAGGTCGAACTCAAACCAGCTCCTGCGGATAAAGTCCTTCCAGAGAACTTCTACGTCACGACGAACCACCCCACCTTCGTTAATTATAAAGGAAAATGGTTGCAGGTAGAAGGAATAGGGATGGACAAGGTTATTGCAATCAGAAACGGCAAGGCCGTTTGCCTTTTCCTGAACGAGGTGAAGAAGGGCGATTTGATAGTGGTCGGCGAAAAAGGTGTCAGAGTTGTGCCGCCCGAAAGACCGAGGAAAGTCTCCCACTTCCAGTTTATGGGGGGCAGCGTTTCCTCCGAGAGACCCACCGAAGAGCTGATTGAAATAATTGCAGAGGAAATCATAAACCTCAAGCGGAACGGTGGCAGGGTTGCTGTCGTAGCTGGCCCAGCGATAGACCATACCGGGGCAAGAAATGCTCTCGCCGGCATGATAAGAGATGGCTACATCGATTTGCTGCTTTCCGGTAACGCTCTTGCAGTTCACGACATTGAACTATCAATTTTCGGTACCTCGCTTGGCATGGATTTAAGAACAGGCAGGCCTGTGCCTGGCGGCAACAGACACCACCTCTACACAATAAGCAAGGTGATCGCAGCAGGAGGGATAAGAAAGGCTGTCGAGGCTGGGATAATCAAGGACGGCATCATGTACGAGTGTGTCAAGAACAACATTCCTTTCATCCTCGCAGGCTCGATAAGAGATGATGGGCCACTACCCGAAGTCATAACAGACGTAATGGTAGCGAAGAAGGCCATGCGCGAAGCCCTTCAGAATATAGACATGGTTATCATGCTCGCCACAATGCTGCACTCAATTGCCGTTGGCAACCTCCTGCCATCCACTGTAAAAACGATATGTGTGGACATAAACCCAGCAACAGTAACGAAGCTTATGGACCGCGGTACAGCTCAGGCTATCGGTGTCGTTACGGACGTCGGGCTCTTTGTTCCGCAGCTTTACGAGAAGCTGAAGGAGAAAGAGAGGGAGAAGCGCGAAATTATGGAAGAATAA
- a CDS encoding 50S ribosomal protein L40e encodes MARFPEAEARLFNVKICMRCNARNPIRAKTCRKCGYKGLRPKSKERRGK; translated from the coding sequence ATGGCGAGATTTCCTGAAGCTGAAGCGAGACTGTTTAACGTTAAAATCTGCATGCGCTGTAATGCTCGAAATCCCATAAGGGCCAAAACCTGCAGAAAGTGTGGATACAAGGGCCTGAGGCCGAAGTCGAAGGAGAGAAGGGGTAAGTAA
- a CDS encoding acetyl-CoA C-acetyltransferase produces the protein MDAVVVGAVRTPVGRFGGALKDFQAYELGAIAIKGLLKKLNLKPISSQEEYPSKLHKGRIDLEEKYYDYDGIEIEIDEVIMGNVLQAAQGQNPARQAAIFAGIPKEVPAFTVNMVCGSGLKAVALAAQSIAIGESDVIVAGGMESMSNAPYALTKARWGYRMFNGELLDLMVHDGLWEKFYGYHMGVTAENIVELYGISREEQDRLAYESHMRAVKAIDEGIFREEIVPVTVQTKVGTVTIDTDEHPRRDTSIEKLAKLPPVFKKDGTITAGNASGVNDGAAALILMSEEKAKELNLKPMARIVSYACAAIDPAYMGLAPIPAIKKAVKKAGLSIEEIDLIELNEAFAAQAIAVMKELNLDPEKTNVHGSGISLGHPIGATGARITTTLLHEMQRRKAKYGLSALCIGGGMGIAMVFESYSH, from the coding sequence ATGGACGCTGTTGTTGTCGGTGCAGTAAGAACGCCAGTTGGAAGATTCGGTGGAGCTTTGAAAGACTTTCAGGCTTACGAACTTGGAGCCATAGCAATTAAAGGGTTACTCAAAAAACTCAACCTCAAGCCCATCTCCAGCCAGGAAGAATACCCCAGCAAATTGCATAAAGGAAGAATAGACCTCGAGGAGAAGTACTACGATTACGACGGCATCGAGATAGAAATCGACGAGGTTATAATGGGCAACGTTTTGCAGGCAGCTCAGGGCCAGAATCCTGCGAGACAGGCTGCTATTTTCGCTGGAATACCGAAAGAAGTGCCAGCATTCACAGTGAACATGGTGTGTGGAAGTGGTTTGAAGGCCGTTGCCCTTGCAGCCCAGAGTATAGCTATCGGTGAGAGTGACGTAATCGTAGCGGGTGGAATGGAGTCCATGAGCAACGCTCCCTATGCATTAACGAAGGCGAGATGGGGCTACAGAATGTTCAATGGAGAACTATTAGACCTCATGGTTCACGACGGCCTGTGGGAAAAGTTCTACGGCTACCACATGGGTGTAACCGCTGAAAACATCGTCGAGCTTTACGGAATAAGCAGGGAGGAGCAGGACAGGCTTGCGTACGAGAGCCACATGAGGGCTGTAAAAGCGATAGACGAGGGAATTTTCAGGGAAGAAATAGTACCTGTAACAGTTCAGACGAAGGTTGGAACCGTAACCATAGACACCGATGAACATCCACGAAGAGATACAAGTATCGAAAAACTGGCAAAACTCCCACCGGTTTTCAAAAAAGATGGTACAATCACTGCCGGCAACGCGAGCGGTGTGAACGACGGTGCTGCTGCCCTTATACTCATGAGCGAGGAGAAGGCAAAGGAGTTGAATTTGAAGCCGATGGCGAGAATCGTCAGCTATGCGTGTGCTGCAATAGACCCAGCTTACATGGGTCTCGCACCCATTCCAGCAATAAAGAAGGCTGTAAAGAAAGCAGGACTTAGCATAGAGGAAATTGACCTCATCGAGCTAAACGAAGCTTTTGCAGCCCAAGCAATAGCGGTAATGAAAGAACTAAATCTTGATCCAGAAAAAACGAATGTCCACGGAAGCGGAATATCCCTCGGCCATCCGATAGGGGCAACGGGAGCAAGGATAACGACTACTCTCCTCCACGAAATGCAGAGAAGAAAAGCAAAGTACGGCCTTTCAGCACTCTGTATCGGCGGCGGTATGGGAATTGCCATGGTATTCGAGTCCTATTCACATTGA
- a CDS encoding response regulator gives MVVKILIVDDSQFMRKLLRRILEGQSGYTVVGEAENGVEAVQLFKELQPDVVMMDIVMPIKDGISATAEIKQINPKAKVVMCTSVGQEEKMKQAIKAGADGYITKPFQGPKVIEALQGVLRL, from the coding sequence ATGGTAGTGAAGATACTGATAGTTGACGACTCCCAATTCATGAGAAAGCTGCTAAGGAGAATTCTGGAGGGGCAATCTGGGTACACTGTTGTTGGCGAGGCAGAAAACGGAGTCGAAGCTGTACAACTGTTCAAAGAACTCCAGCCAGATGTAGTTATGATGGATATCGTCATGCCGATAAAAGATGGAATCTCAGCAACTGCAGAGATCAAACAGATTAACCCGAAGGCAAAGGTTGTTATGTGTACGTCAGTAGGCCAAGAAGAAAAAATGAAACAGGCCATAAAGGCGGGAGCAGATGGCTACATAACGAAACCTTTCCAGGGGCCGAAGGTGATTGAGGCTCTGCAGGGGGTATTGCGATTATAA
- a CDS encoding protein-glutamate methylesterase/protein-glutamine glutaminase produces the protein MAIIRVLVVDDSKFMRTIISDILNSDPEIEVIGEACDGVEAIEKVKELKPDVVTMDVEMPRMDGLTAVSEIMKLQNPPAIVMLSALTQEGADATFEALKRGAVDFMPKPSGTVSPDLRKKGLELIEKIKNAAVAKVSIYKRVVKPKPKIKFVTPLGKLVVIGASTGGPPVVEEIMSSLPLSARFRVVIVQHMPKGFTSRFAKRLDSVSDYEVREAVDGDKLTGGVALVAPGDYHLVLEKSNGDITVRLNKDQPINGVRPSVEPTLISAARVDGPNTIAVILTGMGKDGQVGVQFVKKAGGKVIAQSKESCVVFGMPKRAIETGCVDVVADIPDIVNAILKLAGA, from the coding sequence ATTGCGATTATAAGGGTTCTTGTTGTTGACGACTCCAAGTTCATGCGGACTATTATTTCGGACATTCTCAACTCTGATCCTGAGATAGAGGTCATTGGCGAGGCCTGTGACGGCGTAGAGGCCATTGAGAAAGTAAAGGAGCTGAAGCCAGACGTAGTCACAATGGACGTAGAGATGCCAAGAATGGACGGGCTAACAGCTGTAAGCGAGATAATGAAACTCCAAAACCCGCCCGCAATAGTCATGCTGAGTGCGCTTACACAGGAGGGTGCCGATGCAACTTTTGAGGCTCTGAAGCGTGGTGCCGTCGATTTTATGCCTAAACCTTCCGGCACTGTTTCACCGGATTTAAGAAAGAAGGGGCTCGAGCTAATAGAGAAGATTAAAAATGCTGCTGTTGCGAAGGTTTCCATCTATAAGAGAGTTGTGAAGCCTAAACCAAAGATTAAATTTGTTACCCCACTCGGAAAACTTGTTGTTATTGGGGCTTCCACAGGAGGCCCACCTGTTGTTGAGGAGATTATGTCATCTCTTCCACTGTCAGCAAGATTTCGAGTGGTTATTGTCCAGCACATGCCAAAGGGTTTCACAAGCAGGTTTGCAAAGCGCCTCGATTCAGTTTCGGATTACGAAGTCAGAGAAGCTGTAGATGGCGATAAGCTCACTGGAGGGGTTGCACTCGTCGCACCTGGTGACTATCATCTCGTCCTCGAAAAGAGCAATGGAGATATAACAGTCCGGCTAAACAAAGATCAGCCAATAAACGGTGTAAGGCCATCTGTAGAGCCAACACTAATCTCAGCCGCCCGTGTTGACGGGCCTAACACGATTGCTGTCATTCTCACTGGAATGGGTAAAGATGGACAGGTTGGTGTTCAGTTTGTTAAAAAAGCCGGTGGAAAGGTAATAGCCCAGAGTAAAGAATCGTGTGTTGTTTTTGGAATGCCCAAACGGGCAATTGAGACCGGTTGCGTTGATGTGGTTGCTGACATTCCTGATATTGTTAACGCCATACTCAAACTCGCGGGGGCGTAA